In a genomic window of Flavobacteriales bacterium:
- a CDS encoding DUF47 domain-containing protein: MALDQLLSIFKPRDRVFFYHFEASAANVLKMSEDLMAIMNTEPGSQRTALLERLEIAERANDDLTHTIFTDLARNFITPIDREDIHSLATSLDDVADFILASAKNLELFGIGKPDQTCSELARLVNEGAHIVQLAVQNLRRMHKSNAHMEFVVQINSMENQADEVYDRAIQKLFADEKDPIALIKLRDLYSTLELATDKCEDVGNVLESIMLKYA; the protein is encoded by the coding sequence ATGGCGCTCGATCAACTCCTCAGCATCTTCAAGCCACGCGACCGTGTGTTCTTCTACCACTTCGAGGCCAGCGCCGCGAACGTGCTGAAGATGAGCGAGGACCTGATGGCGATCATGAACACCGAGCCCGGATCGCAGCGAACGGCTTTGCTGGAGCGGCTGGAGATCGCAGAGCGCGCCAATGACGACCTCACGCATACCATCTTCACCGACCTGGCGCGCAACTTCATCACGCCCATCGATCGGGAAGACATCCACAGCCTGGCCACCAGCCTCGACGACGTGGCCGACTTCATCCTGGCCAGCGCCAAGAACCTGGAGCTCTTCGGCATCGGCAAGCCCGACCAGACCTGCTCTGAACTGGCCCGGCTGGTGAATGAGGGGGCTCATATCGTGCAGCTCGCCGTGCAGAACCTCCGGCGCATGCACAAGAGCAATGCCCACATGGAATTCGTGGTGCAGATCAACAGCATGGAGAACCAGGCCGATGAGGTGTATGACCGGGCCATCCAGAAGCTCTTCGCCGACGAGAAGGACCCCATCGCGCTGATCAAGCTGCGCGACCTGTACAGCACCTTGGAATTGGCCACGGACAAGTGCGAGGACGTGGGCAACGTGCTGGAGTCCATCATGCTCAAGTACGCCTGA
- a CDS encoding porin, whose amino-acid sequence MLLALPALLFAQNERDEAPLIDVRNGLSFSKDSVFALNLRFRMQSRAGITTVGGDDLSVDAVDLRIRRLRLRLDGHVLARKLRYYVQLNFSRADLDLEGDVIAQPLRDALVYYYFGTNFYVGFGQGKLPGNRQRVISSGNQQFPDRSIANAAFTLDRDVGAFAYWTIPIGEQLVQLKGALTSGEGRGALIGNNGICYTGRLEWLPFGQFANSGDFSEGDLEMEAMPRLSLAAGYSYNDDAIRSGGQLGQELYAPTDMGTFIADAVLKYQGWALSAEAFQRDSDEPITTSETGAVRFVTSGQGLNAQLSKHFRSHWEIASRYTIVRPTGEVTALRARTEESLLGINRYLNGHRIKLQWYAGYRWTEGMAAFDHDGNSWTTLFQVEFGI is encoded by the coding sequence ATGCTGCTCGCCTTGCCTGCCTTGCTGTTCGCACAGAACGAACGGGACGAGGCTCCCTTGATCGACGTGCGGAATGGCCTTTCCTTCTCCAAGGATTCGGTCTTCGCCCTGAACCTGCGCTTCCGCATGCAGAGCCGCGCTGGAATCACCACCGTTGGCGGTGACGACTTGAGCGTGGATGCCGTGGACCTTCGCATCCGCAGGCTCCGGCTCCGGCTCGATGGCCACGTGCTCGCGCGCAAGCTCCGTTACTATGTGCAACTCAATTTCAGCCGCGCGGACCTGGACCTTGAAGGTGATGTGATCGCTCAGCCCTTGCGCGACGCCTTGGTGTACTACTACTTCGGCACCAATTTCTATGTGGGCTTCGGTCAGGGGAAGCTACCTGGCAATCGCCAGCGGGTGATCAGCTCCGGCAACCAGCAATTCCCTGACCGCTCCATTGCCAATGCGGCTTTCACGTTGGACCGTGATGTAGGCGCCTTCGCCTACTGGACCATCCCCATTGGCGAACAGCTCGTGCAACTGAAAGGCGCACTGACAAGCGGCGAGGGAAGAGGCGCGCTGATTGGCAATAATGGCATCTGCTACACCGGCCGTTTGGAGTGGTTGCCGTTCGGCCAATTCGCGAATAGCGGCGATTTCAGCGAGGGTGACCTGGAGATGGAAGCGATGCCCCGACTCTCGCTGGCCGCCGGCTACTCATACAACGACGACGCCATTCGCTCAGGCGGTCAGTTGGGTCAGGAGCTTTACGCGCCCACGGACATGGGCACCTTCATCGCCGATGCGGTGCTGAAGTACCAAGGCTGGGCGCTGTCCGCCGAGGCTTTCCAGCGCGACAGCGACGAACCGATAACCACCAGTGAAACGGGCGCGGTGCGCTTCGTGACCTCCGGACAAGGGCTGAATGCGCAATTGAGCAAGCACTTCCGCAGCCACTGGGAGATCGCATCGCGCTACACCATCGTCCGGCCTACCGGCGAAGTGACTGCGCTGCGCGCTCGCACCGAGGAGTCCCTGCTCGGGATCAATCGCTACCTCAACGGCCATCGCATCAAGCTGCAGTGGTACGCCGGGTACCGCTGGACAGAGGGCATGGCCGCATTCGATCACGATGGGAACAGCTGGACCACCTTGTTCCAGGTAGAGTTCGGGATCTGA
- a CDS encoding C40 family peptidase — MVTQWLFGETAQVLDTEGNWSRLRFDHDGYEGWVDQKQLLPCPTPNFDPDLRVIDQSTIVDLGERQVPLTYGAVLPFYEEGTILWGKHRVPVQAVTNHKPDLERAELLELYMHPFLGAPYLWGGRTPWGVDCSGLVQMIFILMGIYLPRDAGQQAEEGDVVELLDLSEPGDLAFFDNAEGRITHVGIVLTRNEDDDLRIIHSSGRVRIDKLDQQGSYNAEEARYTHKLRMVRRVL; from the coding sequence ATGGTCACTCAATGGCTCTTCGGCGAGACCGCGCAAGTGCTCGACACCGAAGGCAACTGGAGCCGATTGCGATTCGACCACGACGGCTATGAAGGCTGGGTGGACCAGAAGCAGCTCCTGCCCTGCCCTACGCCCAACTTCGATCCCGACCTGCGCGTGATCGATCAGAGCACCATCGTTGATCTGGGCGAGCGGCAGGTGCCGCTCACCTATGGCGCCGTGCTGCCGTTCTACGAGGAGGGCACGATCCTTTGGGGCAAGCATCGCGTGCCGGTCCAGGCCGTCACCAACCACAAGCCCGATCTGGAGCGCGCAGAGCTGCTCGAGCTCTACATGCACCCCTTCCTCGGGGCGCCTTACCTCTGGGGAGGCCGCACGCCGTGGGGCGTCGATTGCAGCGGGCTGGTGCAGATGATCTTCATCCTCATGGGCATCTACCTGCCGCGCGATGCGGGCCAGCAGGCCGAGGAGGGCGACGTGGTGGAGCTGCTTGACCTGAGCGAGCCCGGCGACCTTGCTTTCTTCGACAACGCCGAAGGACGCATCACCCACGTGGGCATCGTGCTCACCCGCAATGAGGACGACGACCTGCGCATCATCCACAGCAGCGGTCGCGTGCGCATCGATAAGCTCGATCAGCAGGGCAGCTACAACGCCGAGGAGGCTCGATACACGCACAAGCTGCGCATGGTGCGCAGGGTCCTGTAG
- a CDS encoding T9SS type A sorting domain-containing protein, giving the protein MAPSLRLFSTLPLFLAALSASSQIAFGGRPIGLMPKGPALPPAQTITLPAVDAAALIAEDEARFASGMKGPWRFGFNHEVDIRSEAHGTWHVLRNGDRVWRVALECPGAFSINFRFNIFDLPESGRVFVYNESGQHLGAFTEASAKHGRLGVTQLAGERITIEYHEPASAAGQGRLAIDRVTHAYRDTQGFTRGLGDSGSCNINVICPEGDDWRDQIRSVAIITTGGNGFCTGTMLNNCAQDSTPYFLTANHCLSPDVADWVFRFNWDSPTCDPTEDEPALETVSGCVLLTSNTGTDMAFLELNSIPPVEYDVYYAGWDKSGVTPDTVCGIHHPSGDIKKISLSYSPITQANIDLGTGAADCWQVTVWDAGTTEPGSSGSALFNQDKRVIGQLYGGAADCTNSVDDYYGRLDVSWPFIEQYLGTCGDTLAGLGDAEPIIAYDAAITSIVNIPELICGDSIISPIVTLKNNGLAVMTSAVITYGLVGGTPFVFNWTGSLQVLQTMNVPLPPIVAATGANTLYVTVTWPNANEDQVPDNDTWFYSFNVSNPGGTVQLLLTLDNWGSDITWELATQSGTVLYEGGPYPDLEEGELYTSSFCLTNDCYSFTINDAFGDGICCDEGEGSYVIMDSDSTLLVESDGQYGEQDVQTFCVEVVGMPETGFGPQIALYPNPAHGQVMLLAGRAIQSVRVLDATGRVMLDQRVGSDLATLGIEQLVAGAYLVEAITSEGRAVKRLVVQ; this is encoded by the coding sequence ATGGCACCATCGCTACGCCTCTTCTCCACTCTCCCGCTCTTCCTCGCCGCGCTTTCCGCGTCGTCACAAATCGCCTTCGGCGGAAGGCCGATCGGGCTGATGCCCAAGGGACCTGCGCTGCCGCCTGCGCAAACGATCACCCTCCCGGCGGTTGATGCCGCAGCGCTGATCGCCGAGGACGAGGCTCGCTTCGCTTCCGGCATGAAAGGCCCATGGCGCTTCGGATTCAACCACGAGGTGGATATCCGGAGCGAGGCGCATGGCACCTGGCATGTGCTGCGCAATGGCGATCGCGTGTGGCGCGTGGCCCTTGAATGCCCGGGCGCCTTCAGCATCAACTTCCGGTTCAACATCTTCGACCTTCCTGAGAGCGGCCGCGTGTTCGTGTACAACGAGAGCGGCCAGCATCTGGGGGCCTTCACTGAGGCAAGCGCGAAGCACGGTCGCCTGGGCGTTACGCAACTGGCCGGAGAGCGCATCACCATCGAGTACCACGAACCGGCATCAGCCGCCGGGCAAGGCCGCCTCGCCATCGACCGTGTCACGCACGCCTATCGCGATACGCAGGGATTCACGCGCGGCTTGGGCGATAGCGGCTCATGCAACATCAACGTGATCTGCCCGGAAGGCGACGATTGGCGCGACCAGATCCGAAGCGTAGCCATCATCACCACCGGCGGCAATGGCTTCTGCACCGGCACCATGCTCAATAATTGCGCGCAGGATAGCACGCCTTACTTCCTCACCGCCAACCATTGCCTCAGCCCCGATGTGGCCGACTGGGTCTTCCGCTTCAACTGGGACAGCCCCACATGCGACCCGACCGAGGATGAGCCGGCCCTGGAGACCGTGAGCGGCTGCGTGCTCCTCACCAGCAACACCGGCACCGACATGGCCTTCCTCGAACTGAACAGCATCCCGCCCGTGGAGTACGATGTGTACTACGCCGGATGGGATAAGAGCGGGGTCACGCCCGATACCGTTTGCGGCATCCATCATCCCAGCGGCGACATCAAGAAGATCAGCCTCTCCTACAGCCCGATCACGCAAGCCAACATCGATCTGGGAACCGGTGCTGCGGATTGCTGGCAAGTGACCGTTTGGGATGCCGGAACAACGGAGCCCGGCAGCAGCGGAAGCGCCTTGTTCAATCAGGACAAGCGCGTGATCGGCCAACTCTATGGCGGCGCAGCGGATTGCACGAACAGCGTGGACGATTATTACGGCCGCCTCGATGTCAGCTGGCCCTTCATCGAGCAATACCTCGGCACCTGCGGCGATACGCTAGCCGGCTTGGGCGACGCGGAACCGATCATCGCGTACGACGCAGCCATCACCAGCATCGTGAACATCCCCGAGTTGATCTGCGGCGACAGCATCATCAGCCCGATCGTCACCTTGAAGAACAACGGATTGGCGGTGATGACCAGCGCAGTGATCACCTATGGGCTGGTGGGCGGCACTCCCTTCGTGTTCAACTGGACAGGTTCGCTTCAAGTGCTGCAGACCATGAATGTCCCTCTTCCACCGATCGTGGCCGCCACTGGCGCGAATACCCTGTACGTGACGGTGACCTGGCCCAACGCCAACGAAGACCAGGTGCCGGACAACGACACATGGTTCTACTCCTTCAACGTGAGCAATCCGGGCGGCACCGTGCAGCTCCTGCTCACGCTCGATAATTGGGGCAGCGACATCACCTGGGAATTGGCCACGCAGTCGGGCACGGTGCTCTACGAGGGCGGCCCTTACCCTGACCTGGAAGAAGGCGAGCTATACACCTCCTCCTTCTGCCTCACCAACGATTGCTATTCGTTCACGATCAACGATGCGTTCGGCGACGGCATCTGCTGTGATGAGGGCGAAGGGAGCTACGTGATCATGGACTCCGATTCGACGCTGCTCGTGGAGAGTGATGGCCAGTACGGCGAGCAGGATGTGCAGACCTTCTGCGTGGAAGTGGTGGGCATGCCGGAAACGGGATTCGGGCCGCAGATCGCCCTATACCCAAATCCTGCCCACGGTCAAGTGATGCTGCTTGCAGGGCGCGCGATCCAGAGCGTGCGCGTGCTGGACGCCACGGGGCGAGTCATGCTGGATCAGCGCGTTGGCTCCGACTTGGCCACGTTGGGCATCGAGCAACTGGTGGCCGGGGCCTACCTGGTTGAAGCGATCACGTCCGAAGGCCGTGCAGTGAAGCGGCTGGTGGTGCAGTGA
- a CDS encoding inorganic phosphate transporter, whose product MTLLIVIIALALIFDYINGFHDAANSIATIVSTKVLTPVQAVIWAAAFNFIAYFIFSDHHVANTVAKTVHEEFITLRVVLAGLIAAITWNLLTWWYGIPSSSSHTLIGGFAGAALAGAGFDIDSVNMAKIGLVAAFIILAPLVGMVISIFITLVTLVRNLWVRLSIIAVATAITSIFILKNNDLRIAMALFSLVFMLTYAVDLTKLPSALRTANLYKRLQLLSSAAFSIGHGGNDAQKVMGIIMVALVASGEAESLDHMPAWIPLACYSAIGLGTLSGGWKIVKTMGTRITKVSPLEGVCAESAGAMTLYMTEQMGIPVSTTHTITGSIIGVGTTKRVSAVRWGVTIRLLWAWILTIPVSAVLAALAWWVCGLFGME is encoded by the coding sequence ATGACCCTGCTCATCGTGATCATCGCCCTAGCGTTGATCTTCGACTACATCAACGGCTTCCACGACGCGGCGAATTCCATCGCCACGATCGTCAGCACCAAGGTGCTCACGCCCGTGCAGGCCGTGATCTGGGCCGCGGCCTTCAACTTCATCGCCTACTTCATCTTCAGCGATCACCATGTGGCCAACACCGTGGCCAAGACCGTGCACGAGGAGTTCATCACGCTGCGCGTGGTGCTCGCGGGCCTCATCGCCGCGATCACCTGGAACCTGCTCACGTGGTGGTACGGCATCCCCAGCAGCAGCTCGCATACCCTTATCGGCGGTTTCGCCGGAGCCGCATTGGCCGGTGCCGGATTCGATATCGATAGCGTGAACATGGCCAAGATCGGGCTTGTCGCGGCCTTCATCATCCTGGCGCCCCTGGTCGGCATGGTCATCAGCATCTTCATCACGCTGGTCACGCTGGTGCGCAATCTCTGGGTAAGGCTATCGATCATCGCTGTGGCCACGGCCATCACCAGCATCTTCATCCTGAAGAACAACGACCTGCGCATCGCCATGGCGCTGTTCTCGCTCGTGTTCATGCTCACCTATGCGGTGGACCTCACCAAGCTGCCCAGCGCGCTGCGCACGGCCAACCTGTACAAGCGGCTGCAGCTGCTCAGCTCCGCTGCGTTCAGCATCGGTCACGGCGGCAACGATGCGCAGAAGGTGATGGGCATCATCATGGTGGCGTTGGTGGCCAGCGGCGAGGCCGAGAGCCTGGATCACATGCCGGCCTGGATACCGCTAGCATGCTATTCCGCCATCGGCCTGGGCACGCTCAGCGGTGGCTGGAAGATCGTGAAGACCATGGGCACGCGCATCACGAAGGTGAGCCCGCTCGAAGGCGTTTGCGCCGAGAGCGCAGGGGCCATGACGCTTTACATGACCGAGCAGATGGGCATCCCCGTGAGCACCACGCACACCATCACCGGGAGCATCATCGGCGTGGGCACCACCAAGCGCGTGAGCGCCGTGCGCTGGGGCGTCACCATCCGGCTGCTCTGGGCCTGGATCCTCACCATTCCGGTGAGCGCCGTGCTCGCAGCCCTGGCCTGGTGGGTGTGCGGCCTCTTCGGAATGGAATAG
- the fabG gene encoding 3-oxoacyl-[acyl-carrier-protein] reductase produces MALLTGKTALITGGSRGIGRGIVERFLEEGADVAFTYVSSPDKANAVADELKAKSGRNVLAIQSDAGDFNSAQAAVDQVVAAWGKLDVLVNNAGITKDQLLMRMSEADFDVVIATNLKSVFNMTKAVMRTMLKQRSGSIINMSSVVGVKGNAGQANYAASKAGILGFTKSVALELGSRNIRSNAIAPGFIETEMTGALDPKVVEQWREGIPLKRGGTPADVANACVFLGSDLSAYITGQTINVCGGMLT; encoded by the coding sequence ATGGCACTACTCACCGGAAAAACCGCCCTCATCACCGGCGGATCGCGCGGCATCGGTCGCGGCATCGTCGAACGCTTCCTCGAAGAAGGAGCCGATGTGGCCTTCACATACGTGAGCAGCCCCGACAAGGCCAATGCGGTGGCCGATGAGCTCAAGGCGAAGAGCGGCCGCAACGTGCTCGCCATACAGAGCGACGCTGGCGACTTCAACAGCGCGCAGGCCGCCGTGGACCAGGTGGTGGCCGCCTGGGGCAAGCTCGATGTGCTGGTGAATAACGCGGGCATCACCAAGGACCAGTTGCTCATGCGCATGAGCGAGGCCGATTTCGATGTCGTGATCGCCACCAACCTCAAGAGCGTCTTCAACATGACCAAGGCCGTGATGCGCACCATGCTGAAGCAGCGCAGCGGCAGCATCATCAACATGAGCAGCGTGGTGGGGGTAAAGGGCAACGCCGGACAGGCCAACTACGCCGCCAGCAAGGCCGGCATCCTCGGCTTCACCAAGAGCGTGGCCCTGGAGCTCGGCAGCCGCAACATCCGCAGCAACGCCATCGCCCCCGGCTTCATCGAGACGGAGATGACCGGTGCCCTCGACCCCAAAGTGGTGGAGCAATGGCGCGAGGGCATCCCCCTGAAGCGCGGCGGCACCCCCGCCGATGTGGCCAACGCCTGCGTCTTCCTCGGCAGCGACCTCAGCGCCTACATCACCGGGCAGACGATCAACGTGTGCGGGGGGATGCTGACGTAG
- a CDS encoding YdcF family protein encodes MKPFRTRTGRWSRRFLVLAAVLMALWLARVPLMRALGNWLIEEDPLAQADAIVVLGGAPIERAPVGSQLLRAGWAPRLLFTGGITDERLQLYGIARTEAALGLDAALLDSAQRGQAVLLEVGTSTQEEAIAVRDFAVENSLRKVIVVTTEFHTRRAGKVFRKALAPAGVEVLVRAAPGKDYDAARWWESEAGMIMVNNECMKTLYYALKH; translated from the coding sequence GTGAAGCCGTTCCGAACCCGCACGGGTCGTTGGTCGCGCCGATTCTTGGTGCTTGCCGCCGTGCTCATGGCCCTCTGGCTCGCACGGGTACCGCTGATGCGCGCGCTCGGGAATTGGCTGATCGAAGAGGATCCATTGGCACAGGCCGATGCGATCGTGGTGCTCGGCGGAGCGCCCATCGAACGGGCACCGGTGGGCTCGCAGCTGTTGCGCGCTGGTTGGGCGCCGCGCCTGTTATTCACAGGGGGGATCACCGATGAGCGCCTCCAGCTGTACGGCATCGCGCGGACGGAGGCAGCACTGGGCCTTGACGCCGCATTGCTCGACAGCGCGCAGCGTGGCCAAGCGGTGCTCCTGGAAGTGGGCACCAGCACCCAGGAAGAGGCGATCGCCGTGCGCGACTTCGCCGTGGAGAACAGCCTGCGGAAGGTGATCGTGGTCACCACGGAATTCCATACGCGCCGCGCCGGCAAGGTCTTCCGGAAGGCATTGGCGCCAGCGGGCGTTGAGGTGCTGGTGCGCGCGGCGCCCGGCAAGGATTACGATGCCGCGCGCTGGTGGGAGAGCGAAGCGGGCATGATCATGGTGAACAACGAGTGCATGAAGACGCTGTACTACGCGCTCAAGCACTGA
- a CDS encoding MBL fold metallo-hydrolase: protein MAITFHGAAGTVTGSKHLLELTRTDGSTARVLLDCGMFQGEALANSSGKDRNRRFGFDPETIDAVVLSHAHIDHSGLLPRLVAEGFRGTIWSTPATRDLCAIMLEDSARIQEYDFTDAVRRAEKRGKAVPTEGPLYTVADVQPTMARFQTSDYDERLAILPGIELTYSDAGHILGSAAVHLSIDDGERNLRLSFTGDVGRYVDRLLPAPAPFQQADAIICESTYGDRDHADIAEAEEELLRHVTEVCVKRRGRLIIPAFSIGKTQEILYTLNALSNAGRLPRIPVFVDSPLAISATGIVRRHAALFRPEVREELHSDPDLFSFPGVSFVRESEQSKRLNGSKEPCIIISASGMMEAGRVRHHLLHALPDADNAVLAVGFCAPGTLGHELLSGAREVRIFGEHVPVNAEVLRMEFYSAHGDRKELLHYLECQDPSRVRTLFLVHGVDGSRAALAEEFRQRGFADVKLPKLRERFEL from the coding sequence ATCGCGATCACCTTCCACGGCGCTGCCGGTACCGTTACCGGGAGCAAGCACCTGCTCGAACTGACACGCACCGATGGCAGCACCGCTCGCGTGCTGCTCGATTGCGGCATGTTCCAAGGCGAAGCCCTCGCGAACAGCAGCGGGAAGGACCGCAACCGTCGCTTCGGCTTCGATCCGGAGACGATCGATGCCGTGGTGCTCAGCCACGCGCACATCGACCACAGCGGCCTGCTGCCGCGCTTGGTGGCCGAAGGCTTCCGGGGGACCATCTGGAGCACGCCGGCCACGCGCGACCTATGCGCCATCATGCTCGAGGACAGCGCGCGCATCCAGGAATACGACTTCACGGATGCCGTGCGCCGCGCAGAGAAGCGCGGCAAGGCCGTGCCCACTGAAGGCCCCTTGTACACCGTGGCCGATGTGCAGCCCACGATGGCACGATTCCAGACATCGGATTACGATGAGCGCCTGGCCATCCTGCCCGGCATCGAGCTCACCTATTCCGATGCCGGGCATATCCTGGGCAGCGCGGCCGTGCACTTATCCATCGACGACGGCGAGCGCAACCTTCGCCTCTCCTTCACCGGCGACGTGGGCCGATATGTGGACCGGTTGCTGCCTGCCCCAGCGCCCTTCCAGCAGGCCGATGCGATCATCTGCGAGAGCACCTACGGCGACCGCGACCATGCCGACATCGCCGAAGCGGAAGAGGAACTGCTGCGGCACGTCACAGAGGTCTGCGTGAAGCGTCGCGGGCGATTGATCATCCCGGCCTTCAGCATCGGCAAGACGCAGGAGATCCTGTACACCTTGAACGCGCTCAGCAACGCGGGCCGATTGCCGCGCATCCCTGTCTTCGTTGACAGCCCCTTGGCCATCAGCGCGACCGGCATCGTCCGGCGCCATGCGGCGCTGTTCCGCCCCGAGGTGCGCGAGGAATTGCATAGCGACCCTGACCTCTTCTCGTTCCCCGGAGTATCGTTCGTTCGGGAATCGGAGCAGAGCAAGCGCTTGAACGGATCGAAGGAGCCCTGCATCATCATCAGCGCCAGCGGCATGATGGAGGCCGGCCGCGTGCGCCACCACTTGCTCCACGCCCTGCCCGATGCGGATAACGCCGTGCTGGCAGTAGGCTTCTGCGCACCGGGCACCCTGGGCCACGAACTGCTCAGCGGCGCGCGGGAAGTGCGGATCTTCGGTGAGCATGTGCCGGTGAATGCCGAGGTGCTGCGCATGGAGTTCTACAGTGCCCACGGCGACCGGAAGGAGCTGCTCCATTATCTCGAATGCCAGGACCCCTCGCGCGTGCGCACCCTCTTCCTGGTGCATGGCGTGGATGGGTCGCGCGCGGCCTTGGCAGAAGAATTCAGGCAACGCGGCTTCGCTGACGTGAAGCTGCCGAAGCTTCGCGAGCGGTTCGAGCTGTGA
- a CDS encoding transferase hexapeptide repeat family protein, translating to MLYEFNGYRPVVHPTAFVHPQAAVTGNVVIGADVYIGPGAALRGDWGEIVVKEGCNVQENCTIHMFPGVKVVLHPGAHIGHGAIIHGATIGANCLVGMNAVIMDDVQLGEGCIVGALAFLPEGSIWEARQVIVGNPAKAVKAVSDEMLAWKTEGTRLYQSLPAQLHATLKPCEPLSEVDRSKPPITAAYSTWKRSRR from the coding sequence ATGCTCTACGAATTCAATGGTTATCGGCCCGTGGTTCACCCCACGGCCTTCGTGCATCCTCAAGCCGCGGTCACCGGCAACGTGGTCATCGGAGCTGACGTGTACATCGGGCCAGGCGCAGCCCTGCGCGGGGATTGGGGCGAGATCGTGGTAAAGGAAGGCTGCAACGTGCAGGAGAATTGCACGATCCACATGTTCCCCGGCGTGAAGGTGGTGCTGCACCCCGGGGCGCACATCGGGCATGGCGCCATCATCCACGGCGCCACCATCGGGGCGAATTGCCTGGTGGGCATGAATGCGGTGATCATGGACGATGTGCAGCTCGGCGAAGGCTGCATCGTGGGTGCTCTGGCCTTCCTGCCCGAAGGGAGCATCTGGGAGGCCCGGCAGGTGATCGTGGGCAATCCGGCCAAGGCGGTGAAAGCGGTGAGCGATGAGATGCTCGCCTGGAAGACCGAAGGCACGCGATTGTACCAATCACTTCCCGCACAGCTGCACGCCACGCTCAAGCCCTGCGAGCCGCTCAGCGAAGTGGATCGCAGCAAGCCGCCCATCACCGCGGCCTACAGCACTTGGAAGCGCTCACGGCGCTGA
- a CDS encoding glucose-1-phosphate thymidylyltransferase codes for MAIILSDAGHHAHLLPLTFTRPVAQLRPGILRISEGWQMRSGLDVFYRTESYLSKAFPMAQADGQRFEVDGSLFPADDLVDSVLDLKPGEVLMKDGRPLAFGLAGGEAPDAGAWLQPPVYERRVEFAGEACSFTRPWHLFQHCGKAIAQDFKLVTEGRRSQPLSALNTVVGDPALVFLEEGAVCEASILNTKGGPIHIGRGAEVMEGCLLRGPIVLGDHAQLKMGAKVYGPSAFGPECRVGGEVNNSVILGFSNKGHDGFLGNSVLGEWCNLGADTNNSNLKNTYGEVKVYSHVEGKEVGTGLQFCGLFMGDHAKSGINTMFNTGSSVGVAANVFGGGFPPKRIPSFAWGGADGFATYDIERAIDAAKRVLARRDQVLTAPAEGILRHVFALEQGRAGH; via the coding sequence ATGGCGATCATCCTTTCCGACGCAGGCCATCACGCGCACCTGCTGCCGCTCACCTTCACGCGTCCGGTGGCCCAGCTGCGCCCCGGCATCCTGCGCATCAGCGAAGGGTGGCAGATGCGCAGCGGGCTGGACGTCTTCTATCGCACGGAGTCCTATCTATCCAAGGCATTCCCCATGGCGCAGGCTGATGGTCAGCGCTTCGAAGTGGATGGCTCGTTATTCCCGGCCGATGACCTGGTGGATTCGGTGCTCGATCTGAAGCCCGGTGAAGTCCTGATGAAGGACGGCCGACCGCTCGCCTTCGGATTGGCAGGCGGAGAGGCACCGGACGCAGGGGCTTGGTTGCAGCCGCCGGTCTACGAGAGGCGGGTCGAATTCGCGGGAGAGGCCTGCTCCTTCACGCGTCCTTGGCATCTCTTCCAGCACTGCGGCAAGGCCATCGCGCAGGACTTCAAGCTGGTCACCGAAGGACGCCGCTCCCAACCGCTCAGCGCGCTCAATACCGTTGTGGGCGACCCGGCCCTGGTCTTCCTCGAGGAAGGCGCAGTCTGCGAGGCCAGCATCCTCAACACCAAAGGCGGCCCCATCCACATCGGGCGCGGCGCGGAAGTGATGGAAGGCTGCCTGCTGCGCGGCCCCATCGTGCTCGGCGATCATGCGCAGTTGAAGATGGGCGCCAAGGTCTATGGGCCATCGGCCTTCGGGCCCGAATGCCGCGTGGGCGGCGAAGTGAACAACAGCGTGATCCTCGGCTTCAGCAACAAGGGGCACGATGGCTTCCTCGGCAACAGTGTGCTGGGTGAATGGTGCAACTTGGGCGCAGACACCAACAACAGCAACTTGAAGAACACCTATGGCGAGGTGAAGGTGTACAGCCACGTTGAAGGCAAGGAGGTAGGCACGGGCTTGCAGTTCTGCGGCCTCTTCATGGGTGACCATGCCAAGAGCGGCATCAACACCATGTTCAACACGGGCAGCTCGGTGGGCGTGGCGGCCAATGTGTTCGGCGGCGGCTTCCCGCCCAAGCGCATCCCTTCCTTCGCATGGGGCGGAGCGGATGGCTTCGCTACGTATGATATCGAGCGCGCCATCGATGCCGCCAAACGGGTGCTGGCGCGTCGCGATCAAGTGCTCACTGCGCCAGCCGAAGGCATCCTGCGGCATGTGTTCGCGCTCGAGCAGGGCCGGGCGGGCCATTGA